From Pseudomonas vanderleydeniana, the proteins below share one genomic window:
- the zapE gene encoding cell division protein ZapE — protein MTADSPLSAYQQAVAQGFVHDPDQWQAVQALQRCHEALHQGQIPSGVYLWGPVGRGKTWLMDRFHQSLRVPSRRQHFHHFMGWVHQRSFQLSGIADPLQALARELAAEVRVLCFDELFVNDIGDAIILGRLFQVMFDEGVVIVCTSNQPPQQLYADGFNRERFLPAIAAIEQHMEVIDVDGGEDHRLHPGVAQQRYWVVPQEGATGFTQAFAALTDGQAVSAEPVAMGHRTLAVVRASPSVLWCRYAELCEQPLAAMDFMALCDRYSAIFLDEVPSLSARQRPGRIARGTEDAAQRVEAGDRQLPQLSIHDDSVRRFIALVDECYDRKVALYVAAQVPLDELYSEGYLAFAFRRTLSRLHEMQLQRFGQ, from the coding sequence ATGACTGCCGATTCTCCCCTGAGTGCCTACCAGCAAGCCGTCGCGCAGGGCTTTGTCCATGACCCGGACCAGTGGCAGGCGGTCCAGGCCCTGCAGCGCTGTCATGAGGCGCTGCACCAGGGTCAGATACCTTCCGGGGTCTATCTCTGGGGGCCTGTCGGGCGGGGCAAGACCTGGTTGATGGATCGGTTCCACCAGAGCCTGCGGGTGCCTTCCCGACGCCAGCACTTCCATCATTTCATGGGCTGGGTGCACCAGCGCTCCTTCCAGCTGAGCGGCATCGCCGATCCGTTGCAAGCCTTGGCCCGTGAGCTGGCGGCCGAGGTCAGGGTCCTGTGTTTCGACGAATTGTTCGTCAATGACATCGGTGACGCGATCATTCTCGGGCGACTGTTCCAGGTGATGTTCGACGAGGGTGTGGTGATCGTCTGTACCTCCAACCAGCCCCCGCAGCAGTTGTATGCCGACGGCTTCAACCGCGAACGTTTCCTGCCGGCGATCGCCGCGATCGAGCAGCACATGGAAGTGATCGATGTCGATGGAGGCGAGGACCATCGCCTGCATCCGGGGGTTGCCCAGCAGCGTTACTGGGTCGTACCGCAGGAGGGGGCAACGGGGTTTACCCAGGCGTTCGCCGCACTGACCGACGGGCAGGCCGTGTCTGCCGAACCCGTCGCGATGGGGCATCGCACCCTGGCGGTGGTGCGGGCCTCGCCCAGCGTGCTCTGGTGCCGTTATGCCGAGCTGTGCGAGCAGCCTCTGGCGGCGATGGATTTCATGGCGTTGTGCGATCGCTACTCGGCGATCTTTCTCGACGAAGTGCCGAGCCTCAGCGCCCGCCAGCGCCCCGGTCGGATCGCCCGGGGCACCGAGGATGCCGCGCAGCGTGTCGAGGCCGGGGACCGCCAGTTGCCGCAGTTGTCGATCCACGATGACAGCGTGCGCCGCTTCATTGCCCTGGTGGACGAGTGCTACGACCGCAAGGTGGCCTTGTACGTCGCGGCCCAGGTGCCGTTGGATGAACTGTACAGCGAGGGTTACCTGGCGTTTGCGTTTCGTCGTACTCTCAGTCGCCTGCATGAGATGCAGCTGCAGCGTTTCGGGCAATGA
- a CDS encoding FecR family protein → MTEQILSEAEYDAITDAAAHWCMRLHEQDCTAAEREEFDAWLKADPLHASEYEAMLEIWDVADHLPRPPQAEVIPLPSPVKRRPWSRYGVAASSLLAIPLAGYIGWSLGWIPTSYQTFEASNRVEHVTLADGSQVELNLGSQLTYSNYKDQRRATLKKGEAFFEVSHDTEHPFVVKAAKGQIRVTGTRFNVWMYEDQVRVTLLQGSVLVSSDSTQPGGYRLDPGMQARYKAGDFEPQISQTYANDTSLAWRNGKLILDNLSLADALPLINRYLDTPVLLADPATGAIRIGGIYSTSEVRKLVTSLPKVLPVYLTQNKDGNPIINAIPREKPKA, encoded by the coding sequence ATGACAGAGCAGATCCTCTCAGAAGCCGAGTACGATGCGATCACCGATGCTGCCGCGCACTGGTGCATGCGTCTGCATGAGCAGGATTGCACGGCTGCCGAACGCGAAGAATTCGACGCCTGGCTCAAGGCCGACCCGCTGCATGCCAGTGAGTACGAGGCGATGCTGGAAATCTGGGACGTCGCCGATCACCTGCCGCGCCCGCCCCAGGCCGAGGTCATTCCCCTTCCGTCCCCCGTCAAGCGCCGGCCCTGGTCACGCTATGGCGTGGCCGCCAGCAGCCTGCTGGCGATTCCCCTGGCCGGCTACATCGGCTGGAGCCTGGGCTGGATACCCACGTCCTACCAGACCTTTGAAGCGAGCAATCGGGTCGAACACGTCACCCTTGCCGATGGTAGCCAGGTGGAACTGAACCTGGGCAGCCAGTTGACCTACAGCAACTACAAGGATCAACGACGGGCCACGCTGAAAAAGGGTGAAGCCTTTTTCGAAGTCAGCCATGACACCGAACATCCCTTCGTGGTGAAGGCGGCCAAGGGCCAGATCCGCGTCACCGGGACCCGGTTCAACGTCTGGATGTACGAGGACCAGGTCAGGGTCACCTTGCTGCAAGGCTCCGTGCTGGTCAGCAGCGACAGCACCCAACCGGGTGGCTACCGCCTGGACCCGGGCATGCAGGCCCGCTACAAGGCCGGTGACTTCGAGCCGCAGATCAGCCAGACCTATGCCAACGACACCTCGCTGGCCTGGCGCAACGGCAAGCTGATCCTCGACAACCTGAGCCTCGCCGACGCCCTGCCGCTGATCAATCGCTACCTGGACACACCGGTGTTGCTGGCCGACCCGGCCACCGGTGCGATTCGTATCGGCGGGATCTACAGCACCAGCGAAGTCAGGAAACTGGTCACCTCCCTGCCCAAGGTCCTGCCGGTCTACCTGACCCAGAACAAGGATGGCAACCCGATAATCAACGCCATTCCCCGGGAAAAACCCAAGGCCTGA
- a CDS encoding nuclear transport factor 2 family protein: MNTPSLAPAIEAYITAANARDTSMIDSFFAVDANVFDEGRHQVGTLEIARWMDETGRKYQPRVEVLDVAQRTGKVLVRKRVSGSFPGSPVELRYTFRLNEQGKIARLDISL; encoded by the coding sequence ATGAACACCCCATCCCTGGCCCCGGCGATCGAGGCCTATATCACCGCCGCCAACGCTCGCGACACCTCGATGATCGACAGTTTCTTCGCCGTGGATGCGAATGTATTCGATGAGGGCCGGCATCAGGTCGGCACCCTGGAGATCGCGCGCTGGATGGATGAAACCGGCCGCAAGTACCAGCCCCGGGTCGAAGTCCTCGATGTCGCGCAACGCACCGGCAAGGTGCTGGTGCGCAAGCGGGTGTCGGGCAGCTTTCCCGGTAGCCCGGTGGAGTTGCGCTATACATTCCGGCTGAACGAACAGGGCAAGATCGCCCGCCTGGATATTTCCCTCTGA
- a CDS encoding fe2+ zn2+ uptake regulation protein — protein MYDQHRPTDGISLQRDPTYSSGAMFAKPAERNGNERIRQLLKHFGLRTSLIRLKVIDALLNAEGGPRRLGVRGVHGHLLELDIPLSFLSVREVLKRLCSEGVVVLNGDKTYSLHPDALVALEQQD, from the coding sequence ATGTACGACCAGCACAGGCCAACGGACGGTATTTCCTTGCAACGCGATCCAACCTACAGCTCGGGCGCCATGTTTGCCAAACCTGCCGAGCGCAATGGCAACGAGCGTATTCGCCAACTGCTCAAGCACTTCGGCCTGCGCACCAGCCTGATCCGCCTGAAGGTGATCGATGCCCTGCTCAACGCTGAAGGCGGCCCGCGGCGCCTGGGCGTGCGCGGTGTTCACGGCCACCTGCTGGAACTGGACATTCCGTTGTCCTTTCTCAGTGTGCGCGAAGTGCTCAAGCGCCTGTGCAGCGAAGGTGTCGTGGTGCTCAACGGCGACAAGACCTACAGCCTGCACCCCGATGCCCTGGTGGCACTGGAACAGCAGGATTGA
- a CDS encoding LEA type 2 family protein, translated as MRKLLGLGLLFLTLAGCALFSGRDPLTINVVGIDPLPSQDMEARFAVTLRLQNPNETAISYNGVALELEVNDQPLASGVSNQQGTLQGFSETTMTVPVSVSAFSMLRQTLGLSQARSLDGLPYVLRGKLAGGPFGTMRFVERGRLDLLGSNASGW; from the coding sequence ATGCGCAAACTCCTGGGCCTGGGCCTGCTGTTCCTGACCCTCGCCGGCTGCGCCCTGTTCTCCGGTCGCGACCCGCTGACCATCAACGTGGTCGGCATCGACCCCCTGCCCAGCCAGGACATGGAGGCGCGTTTCGCCGTAACACTGCGCCTGCAGAACCCCAACGAGACCGCCATCAGCTACAACGGCGTGGCCCTTGAACTGGAAGTGAACGACCAGCCACTGGCTTCCGGTGTCAGCAACCAGCAGGGAACACTCCAGGGCTTCTCCGAAACCACGATGACGGTACCGGTCAGCGTCTCGGCCTTCTCCATGTTGCGTCAGACCCTCGGCCTGAGCCAGGCGCGCAGCCTCGACGGTTTGCCCTACGTGCTGCGTGGCAAGCTGGCCGGCGGGCCGTTCGGCACCATGCGCTTCGTCGAACGGGGCCGCCTGGACCTGCTGGGGTCCAATGCCAGTGGCTGGTGA
- a CDS encoding GNAT family N-acetyltransferase, whose product MDVADVLILQASYSNPLHAEAIALLLNHYAEDPMGGGEPLDPDLLAQLPAELAKRAHAFSVLAFVGGEPAGLVNCFEGFSTFACRPLVNVHDVAVLDKFRGLGLSRKMLQKVEDIARQRGCCKITLEVLEGNAVARAAYEKFGFSGAQLDPAHGQMLFWNKYL is encoded by the coding sequence ATGGACGTTGCGGATGTACTGATACTGCAGGCGAGCTACAGCAACCCGCTGCATGCCGAAGCGATCGCCTTGTTGCTGAACCACTACGCCGAGGACCCGATGGGGGGTGGCGAGCCGCTTGACCCGGACCTGCTGGCGCAGTTGCCGGCCGAGCTGGCCAAGCGTGCCCATGCGTTCAGTGTGCTGGCCTTTGTCGGCGGTGAGCCGGCGGGGCTGGTGAATTGCTTCGAGGGCTTTTCGACCTTTGCCTGCCGGCCGTTGGTGAACGTGCATGACGTGGCGGTGCTGGACAAGTTTCGCGGCCTGGGTCTGAGCCGGAAGATGCTGCAGAAGGTCGAGGACATCGCGCGTCAGCGCGGCTGCTGCAAGATCACCCTCGAAGTCCTCGAGGGCAATGCCGTGGCCCGGGCAGCCTACGAGAAGTTCGGCTTCAGCGGTGCCCAGCTCGATCCGGCCCATGGCCAGATGCTGTTCTGGAACAAGTATCTGTAG
- the pvdQ gene encoding bifunctional acylase PvdQ: protein MIIFRPFSRCCLATLLIGLSLGAHARSQGSDTHGAALSADIRRTTFGVPHIRASDERGLGYGIGYAYAQDNLCLLANEIVTVNGERSKFFGPHETTVEQRDNLASDLFFNWFNTPAAVSAFWQAQTPQMKQRIEGYVAGYNRQLRERQAQGLPEQCQGAWVRPITVLDQVKLTRRLLVEGGVGQFVEALAAATPPEQTAQRSSAGFQVAAERMQRFALDRGSNGVAIGGERSFNGRGLLLGNPHFPWVGGMRFYQMHLTIPGQLDVMGAALPGLPMINIGFNQHLAWTHTVDTSRHFTLYRLQLDPKDPTRYLLDGKSTAMDKRQVSVQVKQEDGSLKPVSRLVYSSVFGPVVQWPGKLDWNRQVAFSLRDANQDNDRVLQQWAAMNRADNLKAFQAAVHRIQGIPWVNTLAVDDRGRALYMNLSVVPYVDADKLGKCSDPRAGYDLIVLDGSRRDCAWSVAANAAQKGIFPADRLPQLERGDYVQNSNDSAWMVNPAAPLKGFSPLVSRENQPLGPRARFALERLEQLKQAGPIKVEDLQAMVMDDQVYLASQVLPDLLQFCGGDLGADAATLAPLCASLRNWDQRANLDSGVGFVHFQHVMEQLAGHDDIWRIRFDPANARHTPRGLDIGKAEVAKAVREAMLASVASVNKDGLTADTQWGDVQQVSLGGHPVPVHGGPSTLGVYNAIQSVPGEDGKREVISGTSYLQVVSFDEHGPRAVGMLAPSLSSDPASAHFRDQTEAFSKKAWGVLPFTEEQIRADKAYRLQVIREKR from the coding sequence GTGATCATTTTCCGGCCATTTTCCAGGTGCTGCCTTGCAACGTTGTTGATCGGCCTGAGCCTGGGTGCCCATGCCCGTTCCCAGGGTAGCGATACCCATGGCGCCGCGTTGAGCGCCGACATTCGCCGTACCACCTTCGGCGTCCCGCATATCCGGGCCAGCGACGAGCGCGGCCTGGGCTACGGCATCGGTTATGCCTATGCGCAGGACAACCTGTGCCTGCTGGCCAATGAGATCGTCACGGTCAATGGCGAGCGGTCGAAGTTCTTCGGTCCGCACGAGACCACGGTCGAACAGCGGGACAATCTCGCCAGCGACCTGTTCTTCAACTGGTTCAACACGCCGGCGGCAGTGTCCGCGTTCTGGCAGGCGCAGACTCCGCAGATGAAGCAGCGGATCGAAGGTTATGTGGCCGGCTACAACCGCCAGTTGCGCGAGCGCCAGGCCCAGGGCCTGCCGGAGCAGTGCCAGGGTGCCTGGGTACGACCGATCACCGTGCTCGATCAGGTCAAGCTGACCCGTCGCCTGCTGGTCGAGGGCGGTGTCGGGCAATTCGTCGAGGCCCTGGCGGCAGCCACCCCGCCCGAACAGACCGCGCAACGCTCGTCGGCGGGGTTCCAGGTGGCGGCCGAGCGCATGCAACGGTTCGCCCTGGACCGTGGCAGCAACGGTGTGGCGATCGGTGGCGAGCGTTCGTTCAACGGCCGGGGCCTGCTGCTGGGCAACCCGCACTTCCCGTGGGTGGGAGGCATGCGCTTCTACCAGATGCACCTGACCATTCCCGGCCAGCTCGATGTGATGGGCGCGGCATTGCCGGGCCTGCCGATGATCAATATCGGCTTCAACCAGCACCTGGCCTGGACCCACACGGTCGACACGTCCAGGCATTTCACCCTGTATCGCCTGCAACTCGACCCCAAGGACCCGACCCGCTACCTGCTCGATGGCAAGTCCACGGCCATGGACAAGCGCCAGGTCAGCGTCCAGGTCAAGCAGGAGGATGGCAGCCTGAAGCCGGTCTCGCGGCTGGTCTACAGCTCGGTATTCGGCCCGGTGGTGCAATGGCCGGGCAAGCTCGACTGGAACCGCCAGGTTGCCTTCAGCCTGCGTGATGCCAACCAGGACAACGACCGGGTGTTGCAGCAGTGGGCGGCGATGAACCGCGCCGACAACCTCAAGGCGTTCCAGGCGGCGGTGCACCGGATCCAGGGCATTCCATGGGTCAACACCCTGGCGGTGGATGACCGGGGGCGGGCGCTGTACATGAATCTCTCGGTGGTGCCCTACGTGGATGCCGACAAGCTGGGCAAGTGCAGCGATCCGCGCGCCGGCTACGACCTGATTGTGCTCGACGGTTCGCGTCGTGACTGTGCCTGGAGTGTCGCCGCGAATGCCGCGCAGAAGGGGATTTTCCCGGCTGATCGACTGCCGCAACTGGAGCGCGGCGACTATGTGCAGAACTCCAATGACTCGGCGTGGATGGTCAACCCGGCCGCTCCGCTCAAGGGCTTCTCGCCGCTGGTCAGCCGTGAGAACCAGCCGTTGGGCCCGCGTGCGCGCTTCGCCCTGGAAAGACTCGAGCAGCTCAAGCAGGCCGGGCCGATCAAGGTCGAGGACTTGCAGGCGATGGTCATGGATGACCAGGTCTATCTCGCCAGCCAGGTGCTGCCGGACCTGCTGCAGTTCTGTGGCGGTGACCTGGGGGCGGACGCCGCGACCCTGGCGCCACTGTGCGCGAGTCTGCGGAACTGGGACCAGCGCGCCAACCTGGACAGCGGCGTGGGCTTCGTGCATTTCCAGCATGTCATGGAGCAGTTGGCCGGGCATGACGATATCTGGCGGATCCGGTTCGATCCGGCCAATGCGCGGCATACGCCGCGTGGCTTGGACATCGGAAAGGCCGAGGTGGCCAAGGCGGTGCGCGAGGCGATGCTGGCATCGGTGGCGAGCGTGAACAAGGATGGTCTCACGGCCGATACGCAATGGGGCGATGTCCAGCAGGTGAGCTTGGGCGGACACCCGGTACCGGTGCACGGCGGGCCGTCGACGCTGGGTGTGTACAACGCGATCCAGAGCGTGCCGGGCGAAGATGGCAAGCGTGAGGTGATCAGCGGCACCAGCTACCTGCAGGTGGTCAGCTTCGATGAGCATGGCCCGCGAGCGGTGGGGATGTTGGCGCCATCATTGTCCAGTGATCCGGCGTCGGCGCATTTTCGCGACCAGACCGAGGCGTTCTCGAAGAAGGCCTGGGGGGTGTTGCCGTTTACCGAGGAGCAGATCAGGGCTGACAAGGCGTATCGGCTGCAGGTGATACGCGAGAAGCGCTGA
- a CDS encoding LysR family transcriptional regulator, protein MDRFNAMRVFTRIVELGGFAKAADSLQLPRASVTILVKQLEAHLGVQLLHRTTRQVSTTLDGEAYYQRCVQLLADLEETEAVFRASRLNPRGTLRVDMPAAIGRLIVIPALPEFTERYPLIELEIGLNDRPVDLIRDGVDCVLRGGAVLDESLVARPLVTIEQLICASPAYLREQGVPQSLEALSGHRMVEYFSSVSGRRFGLEFLRDGQVEELHLPRHISVSSADGYLAACEAGFGLVQIPYYHVIEQLRDGRLCEVLPGAPQPGLPLAALYPPHRQLSRRVRVFVDWLVEVCARPGIGFKR, encoded by the coding sequence ATGGACCGTTTCAACGCCATGCGTGTGTTCACCCGGATCGTCGAGCTGGGCGGTTTTGCCAAGGCGGCGGACAGCCTGCAACTGCCGCGGGCCTCGGTGACCATCCTGGTCAAGCAACTGGAAGCGCACCTGGGCGTGCAGTTGCTGCACCGCACCACCCGCCAGGTCAGCACCACCCTCGATGGCGAGGCCTACTACCAGCGTTGCGTGCAACTGCTGGCGGACCTCGAGGAGACCGAGGCGGTGTTCCGCGCGTCACGCCTGAATCCCCGCGGCACGCTGCGGGTCGACATGCCGGCGGCCATCGGCCGGCTGATCGTGATCCCGGCGTTGCCGGAGTTCACCGAGCGTTACCCGCTGATCGAGCTGGAGATCGGCTTGAACGACCGCCCCGTGGACCTGATCCGCGATGGTGTCGATTGTGTGCTGCGCGGTGGCGCGGTGCTGGATGAGTCGCTGGTGGCACGGCCGCTGGTGACCATCGAGCAACTGATCTGTGCCAGCCCGGCCTATCTGCGCGAGCAGGGCGTGCCGCAGTCGCTGGAGGCGTTGTCCGGGCATCGGATGGTCGAGTATTTTTCCAGCGTCAGCGGCAGGCGCTTTGGCCTGGAGTTTCTCCGGGACGGACAGGTGGAGGAGCTGCATCTGCCCAGGCACATTTCGGTGAGCAGTGCCGATGGTTACCTGGCGGCGTGTGAGGCCGGGTTCGGCCTGGTGCAGATTCCCTACTACCACGTGATCGAGCAACTGCGTGACGGGCGTCTTTGCGAAGTGTTGCCGGGAGCGCCGCAACCCGGCTTGCCGTTGGCAGCGCTGTACCCGCCGCATCGGCAGCTGTCCCGGCGGGTGCGGGTGTTCGTCGACTGGCTGGTGGAGGTGTGTGCCCGGCCGGGTATCGGTTTCAAGCGGTGA
- a CDS encoding LysR family transcriptional regulator → MNTTNIKALDLNLLKVFEALHEESSASRAAVRLGVTQSAISAALRRLREVYGDPLFTRTGRGLAPTLCANQLKPVISEALNKCRQSLALVDPQAQHYEGRSVIIGLSDDFEIAYGRRLMELIAVQAPRLRLIFRQTHSQIVGEALMQRQFDLAITAGGFAERLLSRRVLGEGDYRCLVDPNSLEAGQKSLSLEQFVAREHILVSSGGFIGITDETLAGLGLGRHVSASTTHFAALPYLLKGSQAVATIPAHAAQAIAELSGLSLLPSPMPLPRYPIELGWRTSTSLDPAVRKVQAAIFQCFHLS, encoded by the coding sequence ATGAACACCACGAATATCAAAGCCCTGGACCTGAACCTGCTCAAGGTCTTCGAGGCCCTGCACGAGGAGTCTAGCGCCAGCCGCGCGGCCGTGCGCCTGGGCGTCACGCAGTCGGCCATCAGCGCTGCCCTGCGCCGGTTGCGCGAGGTCTATGGCGACCCGCTGTTCACCCGCACCGGCCGCGGGCTGGCACCCACCTTGTGCGCCAATCAGCTCAAGCCGGTGATCAGCGAAGCCCTGAACAAGTGCCGGCAAAGCCTGGCGCTGGTCGACCCGCAGGCCCAGCACTACGAAGGCCGCTCGGTGATCATCGGGCTGTCGGACGACTTCGAGATCGCCTACGGTCGCCGCCTGATGGAACTGATCGCGGTACAGGCACCTCGCCTGCGCCTGATCTTTCGCCAGACCCACAGCCAGATCGTCGGCGAGGCCCTGATGCAGCGCCAGTTCGACCTGGCCATCACGGCTGGCGGTTTCGCCGAGCGCCTGCTCAGCCGTCGGGTGCTGGGCGAAGGCGACTACCGCTGCCTGGTCGATCCAAACAGCCTGGAAGCGGGCCAGAAGAGCCTGAGCCTGGAACAGTTCGTCGCCCGCGAACATATTCTGGTGTCATCCGGCGGTTTCATCGGCATCACCGATGAAACCCTGGCCGGACTGGGACTGGGCCGGCATGTGAGTGCCTCGACCACGCATTTCGCCGCCTTGCCCTACCTGCTCAAGGGCAGCCAGGCCGTCGCAACCATTCCGGCCCATGCCGCCCAGGCCATTGCCGAGCTCAGCGGGCTGAGCCTGCTGCCCAGCCCCATGCCCCTGCCGCGCTACCCGATCGAACTGGGTTGGCGCACCAGCACCTCCCTCGATCCGGCAGTCCGGAAAGTGCAGGCGGCGATTTTTCAATGTTTTCACCTCTCATGA
- a CDS encoding helix-turn-helix transcriptional regulator, with amino-acid sequence MSRTSRLLTLLQVLRARSRPATAAALAQELEISERTVYRDIAELTALGAPIQGEAGIGYVLRSGLFLPPLMLDADEAEAIMLGLQYVTQRGDDVLGKAACGALAKISAVLGPAAQEALRNPTVLAGPAGYGFPENIVPLSVLRQAIGQQTKLYIDYADANQVPSQRLIWPLALGFLNEVRVIVAWCELRNDYRTFRTDRIAAACEQGERYPGRRSDLLRGWHAACERMQRVQPFTPDKN; translated from the coding sequence GTGTCCCGTACTTCCCGTCTGTTGACGCTGTTGCAGGTGTTGCGCGCTCGCAGCCGTCCGGCCACTGCGGCTGCCCTGGCCCAGGAACTGGAAATTTCCGAGCGCACGGTCTATCGCGACATCGCCGAACTCACTGCCCTGGGAGCACCGATCCAGGGTGAAGCGGGAATCGGCTATGTGTTGCGCAGCGGATTGTTCCTGCCCCCGCTGATGCTCGACGCCGACGAGGCCGAAGCGATCATGCTCGGCCTGCAGTATGTCACCCAGCGCGGCGACGACGTCCTGGGCAAGGCGGCCTGCGGGGCCCTGGCGAAGATCTCGGCGGTGCTCGGGCCGGCGGCCCAGGAGGCCTTGCGCAATCCTACCGTGCTGGCCGGGCCTGCCGGCTATGGCTTCCCGGAGAACATCGTGCCGCTGAGCGTGCTGCGCCAGGCGATCGGCCAGCAGACCAAGCTGTACATCGACTACGCCGATGCGAACCAGGTCCCCAGCCAACGGCTGATCTGGCCGCTGGCCCTGGGCTTCCTGAACGAGGTGCGGGTGATCGTCGCCTGGTGCGAGCTGCGCAATGACTACCGGACCTTCCGTACCGATCGTATCGCCGCTGCCTGTGAGCAGGGCGAACGTTATCCGGGACGGCGCAGTGACCTGTTGCGCGGCTGGCACGCAGCCTGCGAACGGATGCAGAGGGTTCAGCCGTTCACTCCTGACAAAAACTGA
- a CDS encoding GNAT family N-acetyltransferase, which yields MDRYPTLHSERLILQPMTLDDAPAVQQLFPHWEVVRYLNALVPWPYPDDGALRYLRDIALPAVERGEEWHWSMRLKTAPQQMIGSISLMREIDNNRGFWLAPQWQGQGLMSEASRVVTHYWFEVLDQSLMRVPKATPNLASRRVSEREGMRLVHTEERDFVSGRLPCDVWEITREEWRRNQ from the coding sequence ATGGACAGATACCCCACCCTGCACAGCGAACGGCTGATCCTGCAACCGATGACACTGGACGACGCACCGGCCGTCCAGCAGTTGTTCCCGCACTGGGAAGTAGTGCGCTACCTCAATGCCCTGGTGCCCTGGCCCTACCCCGACGACGGTGCCCTGCGCTACCTGCGCGACATCGCCCTGCCCGCCGTCGAACGCGGCGAGGAATGGCACTGGTCGATGCGATTGAAGACGGCACCACAACAGATGATCGGGTCCATCAGCCTGATGCGTGAAATCGACAACAACCGCGGATTCTGGCTCGCCCCACAGTGGCAGGGCCAGGGATTGATGAGTGAAGCCAGCCGCGTGGTGACCCACTACTGGTTCGAGGTCCTCGACCAGTCGCTGATGCGCGTGCCCAAGGCCACGCCCAACCTGGCTTCACGGCGGGTTTCGGAGCGCGAGGGCATGCGCCTGGTCCATACAGAGGAACGCGACTTCGTCAGCGGGCGATTGCCCTGTGACGTCTGGGAAATCACCCGCGAGGAATGGCGACGCAACCAGTAG
- a CDS encoding carbon-nitrogen hydrolase family protein, which produces MSKSIVAALQIGALPGGKADTLEQILSYEEAIIESGACLVVMPEALLGGYPKGETFGTQLGYRLPEGREAFARYHANAIDVPGPETEALAGLSARTGANLVLGVIERNGHSLFCTVLFFDPQAGLVAKHRKLMPTGTERLIWGKGDGSTLPVVEGKAGRIGSAVCWENYMPLLRTAMYAKGVDVWCAPTVDEREMWRVTMRHVACEGRCFVVTACQVQPSPAVLGSRVENWPDERPLINGGSLIVGPMGDVLAGPLVGEAGLLTAEIDTDELVRARYDFDVTGHYSRPDVFELRVDERAKPGVRFIQD; this is translated from the coding sequence ATGTCCAAATCCATCGTTGCCGCGTTGCAGATTGGTGCCTTGCCGGGTGGCAAGGCTGATACCCTGGAACAGATCCTGTCCTATGAAGAGGCGATCATCGAGTCCGGCGCCTGCCTGGTGGTGATGCCCGAGGCGTTGCTGGGCGGCTACCCGAAAGGCGAAACCTTCGGTACCCAGCTGGGTTACCGCCTGCCGGAAGGTCGCGAGGCGTTTGCCCGCTATCACGCCAATGCGATCGACGTACCGGGCCCGGAAACCGAGGCACTGGCCGGCCTGTCCGCCCGTACCGGGGCCAACCTGGTGCTGGGTGTGATCGAGCGCAACGGCCACAGCCTGTTCTGCACCGTACTGTTCTTCGACCCGCAGGCGGGCCTGGTGGCCAAGCACCGCAAGCTGATGCCGACCGGTACCGAACGGCTGATCTGGGGCAAGGGCGATGGTTCGACCCTGCCGGTGGTGGAAGGCAAGGCCGGGCGCATCGGTTCGGCGGTGTGCTGGGAGAACTACATGCCGCTGCTACGTACCGCGATGTACGCCAAGGGGGTGGACGTCTGGTGTGCACCGACGGTGGACGAGCGCGAAATGTGGCGCGTGACCATGCGCCATGTCGCCTGTGAAGGCCGCTGCTTCGTGGTCACTGCCTGCCAGGTCCAGCCATCACCGGCAGTGCTGGGCAGCCGTGTCGAGAACTGGCCGGATGAGCGCCCGCTGATCAACGGTGGCAGCCTGATTGTCGGGCCGATGGGCGATGTGCTGGCGGGGCCGCTGGTGGGTGAAGCCGGCCTGCTGACCGCCGAGATCGATACCGACGAGTTGGTACGTGCCCGTTATGACTTCGACGTGACCGGCCACTATTCGCGGCCTGACGTGTTCGAGCTGCGGGTCGACGAGCGAGCCAAGCCCGGCGTGCGTTTCATCCAGGACTGA